A single genomic interval of Bacillota bacterium harbors:
- a CDS encoding trypsin-like peptidase domain-containing protein: protein MESEKRPRRPGRLGWLVALATVSFLVGAALTTAVLDIDWSTQKRAQTPVAEAQTGSVALVEAPGLGGAYVLADIAEQVSPAVVFVSVKFPRPTETARDPFFEFFFGPMPSPEQTSAGTGFIISEDGYILTNQHVVGNVGDNQKITVKLSLPDFSAEVPAQMVGSNYALDLAILKIPKPRGLDKLPVAKLGDSDRTRPGEWVIAIGNPYGEKLEHTVTVGVVSAKGRSIRVYDRDVGRYRSYQNLLQTDAAINPGNSGGPLVNIRGEVIGINTAVNTEGQNIGFAIPVNEAKRVLEDLISQAGKPSARPYIGVTLEEIDSRLARYLGLPDTNGALISTVQRGSPADKAGLRVYDVIRRMGEQEITSVDDVFNALDRYRPGDEVLFQIFRDGRILTVPVKMGERPPESR, encoded by the coding sequence ATGGAGTCTGAAAAGCGTCCCAGGCGGCCAGGGCGCCTCGGATGGCTTGTCGCTTTGGCCACGGTCAGCTTTCTCGTCGGGGCCGCTTTGACGACCGCCGTCCTGGACATCGATTGGTCGACACAGAAGCGGGCCCAGACTCCCGTCGCCGAAGCCCAGACCGGCAGCGTTGCGCTGGTCGAAGCACCGGGCCTGGGCGGGGCGTACGTTTTGGCCGACATCGCCGAGCAGGTGAGCCCCGCCGTGGTCTTCGTGAGTGTCAAGTTCCCCCGGCCCACGGAGACGGCGCGGGATCCGTTCTTCGAGTTCTTCTTCGGGCCCATGCCAAGCCCCGAGCAAACCAGCGCCGGTACGGGGTTCATCATCTCGGAGGACGGCTACATCCTGACCAACCAGCACGTGGTGGGCAACGTCGGTGACAACCAGAAGATCACGGTCAAACTGTCCCTGCCGGACTTCAGCGCCGAGGTGCCCGCGCAAATGGTCGGCTCCAACTACGCCCTCGACCTGGCCATCCTGAAGATCCCGAAGCCGCGGGGGCTCGACAAGCTTCCGGTGGCGAAGCTGGGAGATTCGGACAGGACCCGGCCGGGCGAGTGGGTCATCGCCATCGGCAACCCGTACGGGGAGAAGCTCGAGCACACGGTCACCGTGGGCGTCGTCAGCGCCAAGGGGCGCTCCATCAGGGTCTACGACCGGGATGTGGGCCGCTACCGCTCGTACCAGAACCTGCTGCAGACGGACGCGGCCATCAACCCCGGCAACTCCGGCGGGCCGCTGGTGAACATCCGAGGCGAGGTCATCGGCATCAACACCGCCGTCAACACCGAGGGGCAGAACATCGGCTTCGCCATCCCCGTCAACGAGGCGAAGCGGGTGCTGGAGGACCTGATCAGCCAGGCCGGCAAGCCCAGCGCCAGGCCGTACATCGGCGTCACCCTCGAGGAGATCGACTCCCGGCTGGCGCGCTACCTCGGCCTCCCGGACACCAACGGCGCCCTGATCAGCACGGTGCAGCGCGGCTCTCCGGCCGATAAGGCGGGGCTGCGGGTCTACGACGTGATCCGCCGAATGGGTGAGCAGGAGATCACGTCGGTCGACGACGTCTTCAACGCCCTGGATCGCTACAGGCCGGGAGACGAGGTGCTCTTCCAGATCTTCCGCGACGGGCGCATCCTCAC